The following proteins come from a genomic window of Carassius auratus strain Wakin chromosome 18, ASM336829v1, whole genome shotgun sequence:
- the LOC113118517 gene encoding extracellular calcium-sensing receptor-like gives MRFSPIVSLYLLLDCLSSVSVLRLGTCQLQRQFKLNGVYLDGDVIIGGLFEVHFFTVFPELSFRREPEEPYCEIFNMESFQHAQTMAFAINEINKNPNLLPNITLGYHLYDNCVMLGMAFRAAISLVSGRERSSSNLNCTGPPPVIGIVGDPSSTPSIAISSVLGLFRVPIVSHYATCSCLSDRKKYPSFFRTIPSDAFQVRAMVQILKHFGWTWVGLLYSDDDYGIYAAQSFHQEMQISGLCVAFSEILPYDNNPRNIQHITGVIQASTARVVVVFSPSSLVISLMEEVVLQNMTGKQWIASESWATSPVFHTSRFLPFLGGTLGIAIRRGEIKGLHDFLLHLRPTNHPRDNMLRIFWENMFGCRFETGNKEIDGEHVKTVCTGQEDLSTKNTSYTDVSELRAAYNVYKAVYALAHALHNLLQCVEGRGPFSGNKCANITNLKPWQLVHYLQKVNFTTDFGDHVSFDKNGDALAIYDVMNWQPKSDGAIKIYTVGVVNEELETGMVLTLDEDAIYWNFETKKSSTPPRSVCSESCPPGTRPATRKGLPLCCFDCLPCRDGEISNATDAIECMVCPVEFWSSPNKDQCVPKEVEFLSYEDPLGISLTTASLLGTCSCALVMVILVHHRNTPIVRANNSELSFLLLLSLKLCFLCVLLFIGQPQLWTCQLRHAVFGISFVLCISSILVKTMVVIAVFKSSYPEGKDAIRWFGAAPQRCTVLVLTAIQVVICAIWLSTASPTPHKNNLYIRSIIVYECAIGSVAGFSMLLGYIGLLATVSFLLAFLARNLPDNFNEAKFITFSMLIFCAVWIAFVPAYVSSPGKYAVAVEIFAILASSFGLLVAIFAPKCYIILLHPERNTKKAIMGRQTK, from the exons ATGCGGTTCTCTCCGATTGTTTCCCTATACTTGCTACTTGACTGTTTATCTTCAGTTTCAGTCCTCAGATTAGGCACATGTCAGCTCCAGAGGCAGTTCAAGCTGAATGGAGTGTACCTGGATGGAGATGTTATAATTGGAGGCCTATTTGAAGTTCACTTTTTCACAGTGTTCCCAGAGCTGAGCTTCAGAAGAGAACCAGAAGAACCATACTGTGAAAT ATTTAATATGGAAAGCTTCCAGCATGCACAGACCATGGCTTTTGCAATAAATGAGATCAATAAGAATCCCAATCTGCTGCCCAATATCACTCTTGGTTACCACCTTTATGACAATTGTGTGATGCTAGGAATGGCGTTCCGAGCTGCTATATCCCTTGTTAGTGGGAGAGAAAGGTCATCCTCTAACCTTAATTGTACTGGCCCTCCTCCCGTGATTGGGATTGTAGGGGATCCAAGTTCAACTCCATCCATTGCAATTTCCAGTGTTCTGGGGCTATTTCGAGTACCTATA GTCAGTCACTATGCCACCTGCTCATGTTTAAGTGACAGGAAAAAGTACCCCTCTTTCTTCAGAACAATCCCCAGTGATGCCTTCCAGGTGCGGGCTATGGTTCAGATCTTGAAGCATTTTGGATGGACCTGGGTTGGTCTCCTCTACAGTGATGATGACTATGGTATCTATGCTGCTCAGTCTTTTCATCAGGAAATGCAGATATCTGGGCTTTGTGTTGCTTTTTCTGAAATTCTGCCCTATGATAACAACCCCAGAAACATTCAGCATATAACAGGAGTGATTCAGGCATCCACAGCTAGagtggttgttgttttttctccttCGTCCCTAGTAATATCTTTGATGGAAGAAGTGGTGTTGCAGAACATGACAGGCAAACAGTGGATTGCAAGTGAATCTTGGGCCACTTCACCTGTGTTTCACACTTCACGCTTCCTGCCTTTCCTTGGGGGCACACTGGGCATTGCTATCAGGCGTGGGGAGATTAAGGGTCTTCATGACTTTCTTTTACATCTGCGGCCCACCAATCATCCAAGAGATAATATGTTGAGGATCTTCTGGGAGAATATGTTTGGCTGCAGATTTGAGACTGGGAATAAAGAGATAGATGGAGAGCATGTGAAAACAGTGTGTACAGGACAGGAAGATCTGAGTACAAAAAACACATCATACACTGATGTTTCAGAGTTGAGAGCAGCTTATAATGTCTATAAGGCAGTTTATGCACTGGCACATGCACTTCATAATCTGTTGCAGTGTGTGGAGGGCAGAGGACCATTCAGTGGGAACAAATGTGCCAACATAACTAATCTAAAACCATGGCAG CTGGTTCACTATCTACAAAAAGTAAACTTCACCACAGACTTTGGGGATCATGTGTCATTTGATAAGAATGGAGATGCTCTGGCCATCTATGACGTGATGAACTGGCAGCCGAAATCTGATGGAGCTATAAAGATCTACACAGTCGGTGTAGTAAATGAAGAGTTGGAAACAGGGATGGTGCTCACACTGGATGAGGACGCAATATACTGGaactttgaaacaaaaaaaagtagcACT CCTCCACGGTCCGTGTGCAGTGAGAGCTGTCCTCCAGGAACCAGACCAGCCACAAGAAAGGGTCTTCCTCTCTGCTGTTTTGATTGCCTGCCATGCAGAGATGGGGAGATTTCTAATGCAACAG ATGCTATTGAGTGCATGGTTTGTCCAGTTGAGTTCTGGTCCAGTCCAAATAAGGATCAATGTGTCCCTAAAGAAGTGGAGTTTCTATCCTATGAGGATCCTTTGGGCATCTCTTTGACTACTGCTTCCCTGCTTGGCACCTGTTCCTGTGCTCTTGTGATGGTCATTCTTGTGCATCACCGCAACACTCCCATAGTGCGTGCCAACAATTCAGAGCTCAGCTTCCTGCTGCTTTTGTCACTCAaactgtgttttctgtgtgtgctGCTGTTCATTGGCCAGCCACAGTTATGGACATGTCAGTTAAGACATGCTGTGTTTGGCATAAGCTTTGTCCTGTGTATCTCCAGCATCCTAGTCAAGACTATGGTGGTAATAGCTGTGTTCAAGTCTTCTTATCCAGAGGGGAAGGATGCAATAAGATGGTTTGGAGCTGCTCCACAAAGATGTACTGTTCTGGTCCTAACTGCCATACAGGTTGTGATATGTGCAATCTGGCTATCAACTGCTTCTCCAACACCCCATAAAAATAACCTGTATATCCGGTCTATTATAGTCTATGAATGTGCTATTGGCTCAGTGGCTGGTTTTTCTATGCTGCTAGGATACATTGGACTTTTAGCAACAGTAAGCTTCCTCTTAGCCTTCCTGGCAAGAAATCTTCCAGATAATTTTAATGAAGCAAAGTTCATCACTTTTAGCATGTTAATATTCTGTGCTGTGTGGATTGCATTTGTTCCAGCATATGTAAGCTCACCAGGGAAATATGCAGTGGCTGTGGAGATTTTTGCCATTTTAGCTTCAAGTTTTGGTTTACTGGTGGCCATATTTGCCCCGAAGTGTTACATCATCCTTTTACATCCAGAGAGAAACACTAAAAAAGCAATCATGGGaagacaaacaaaataa